In the Glycine max cultivar Williams 82 chromosome 6, Glycine_max_v4.0, whole genome shotgun sequence genome, AGTCCACCTTAGTCTCGTCTATCCTGGCGTGTGCCAACTCCGAATTTTGGTAAGTACAAATTGTTTTTTTGAGGCATGTGGATTTGGAGATGACATTTTGAGCTCTACTACCATGATGTACAAGAGAACTGCTCCATTAATAACCCAGGAAGGTGAATAGGCAGTTACACGTGCAGGCTGAAAGGTATTGTTGATTCCACCTCTTATTGAGGAACCCTCCTACGAATCTTCAAGGAATAGGGACAAGCTGCATTGTATAAACAATATGGAACAATGTTGTTTCTTGATCAGCTAGAGGAGGCTCGACATTGGCATTTTTTAAGTGATtcattatatatgtaaattcaACTGATAGATAGGTAAAACCTGTAATTGCAAGATTTTTCCCCGTGCTTTCAGTGCAAACGTGGGAAAAGTTGTGGCTTCTGGAAGAACACATTTTTTGTACAGAGGACATCCGAATATAGAGTAAACTGCCAAAATTGTCTGTCTAAAGATTTGTGTCTTCACGTCAATCCgtgaaaattttctttctcaTATCAATCTCTTGTGAAATGTATCTTTATAAAAGACTAAAGTAGAGTGACAAATAAGGTTAAATTTGATAACGGATTTGTGTCTTTGAGAgacaaatttgttaaaaaaaaatctttatagagAACTATTGTAAAGGTGTTTGCACTCTATTCCCTATTTTTCTGAGGCACTAAGTTTTAACTTTTTACCTTTGCATAAGCCCACCTAATACGAGTGTAGAAGATTCCTGTCTGGCTGTGATACACTTaacaaggggggggggggggggggggggaaaatGTTAGTAACTTGGCATGAGCCATGAGGGTACCCCCAAACGGAGTTTTGGTATAAAAAGTTTTCTGATATCAAAGTAAAGTATACCTTGAAACGTAAAACACATTCATTTCTTTTCCTGCCCAACTCTTACCTAAAGAATCTTACAGGAGACATCATCCGTTGAACATCTCGTTTTTTTCTTTCCTACACTTTCTATGGGGATTATATGGGTGGAGGTCTGCTTGATATCTGCACATGGACTCCAGCTTTCAACCTCACTTTGGAAGCGCCAATGGTTTGCTGTTGGGTGGATTGATCATAACAGCAAATATTGCACCAAAGTTGTTGATTCCGGAAGAGCAAATCCTGTATGGAGAACCAAGTTTGTCATTCCTGTTGATGACTCAGCGTCAAACATCCAAGATTTGGCACTGAACGTGGAAGTTTACAGTATAGACCCTGTATTCTTCACAGAAAAACTTCATGGGTCAGCAACAGTTTTTCTCAGAGAGTTTCTTGTCATGAAGGTAAAGAATTCTGAGGGGTCAAAGCCAAGGCAAGAGGAAATTGGAAGCTACCAATTACGAAAGAAGAAATCCAGCAAACCAAGAGGTTGCATTGATATTTTAATTCGCATTTCTGACAAAAAGAAAGAGCCAAATTCCCAATCAGGTATATGATCATTTCATATTTCACAACCTATCAATGTAGCTGCTCTTCATTTACAATCATATTTTGTTTCTCTGCTTTCAGGGAGCTCTTATTTCTGTATACTTACAATGGGTTGCCTAGATTGATAGGAAGTTGAGATGCATGCTTTAAGTTTAACAGCCTTCTTGGAAAGTTCTTGACATTATCTGGTGCTGTAAATTTGTTCTGTAGGTAACAAGGAAGGGATTTTGCTCTTAGATGATGGGGATGGTACTCGATTGACCATAGAGGAAGGAATAAGGCAAGCCTATCCACAGAAGCCTCAAGTTTCAATTCATCAGCC is a window encoding:
- the LOC100816832 gene encoding protein SRC2 homolog, which codes for MGIIWVEVCLISAHGLQLSTSLWKRQWFAVGWIDHNSKYCTKVVDSGRANPVWRTKFVIPVDDSASNIQDLALNVEVYSIDPVFFTEKLHGSATVFLREFLVMKVKNSEGSKPRQEEIGSYQLRKKKSSKPRGCIDILIRISDKKKEPNSQSGNKEGILLLDDGDGTRLTIEEGIRQAYPQKPQVSIHQPEKDHVQTNVPDYHSLPSTTTNYYDPYEGETSYHEVDEPSYREVAGPSYLLPRTITPPPPPPPSNVGYIPTFLPRNDGLSPSYREMSTSRAALGQRVPAGVAMGLGAGALAAGAVIFGDDFMSGFDVPPDLGDSGFNLEMDPPF